The Streptomyces seoulensis genome contains a region encoding:
- a CDS encoding betaine/proline/choline family ABC transporter ATP-binding protein (Members of the family are the ATP-binding subunit of ABC transporters for substrates such as betaine, L-proline or other amino acids, choline, carnitine, etc. The substrate specificity is best determined from the substrate-binding subunit, rather than this subunit, as it interacts with the permease subunit and not with substrate directly.) encodes MIRFEQVSKRYPDGTTAVDDLSFEVSEGELVTLVGPSGCGKTTTMMMVNRLIEPTAGRIVVDGEDIARVDPVRLRRRIGYVIQQVGLFPHRTVLDNTATVPSLLGWKRAKARARAAELLDLVGLDPKTFGARYPEQLSGGQRQRVGVARALAADPPVLLMDEPFGAVDPVVREQLQDEFLRMQQAVRKTVLLVTHDIEEAVRLGDRIAVYGEGRIEQFDTPGAVLGAPATSYVAGFVGADRGLKRLSVTAIEPDDLEQPPVARPDEPAEGAARRLREEGARWAVVLDADGDLHGWVGLDELAAGGTVGELAHRMTAWVPVGAPLKQAFGVMLQYDAGWVAVLDGSRLLGVLTPAKLHEALRRSVDADALGVARGQVPFDSVADA; translated from the coding sequence ATGATCCGGTTCGAGCAGGTCAGCAAGCGCTACCCGGACGGTACGACGGCCGTGGACGACCTGTCCTTCGAGGTGTCGGAGGGCGAACTCGTCACCCTGGTCGGCCCCTCCGGCTGCGGCAAGACGACCACCATGATGATGGTGAACCGGCTGATCGAGCCCACCGCGGGCCGGATCGTCGTGGACGGCGAGGACATCGCGCGCGTCGACCCGGTCCGGCTGCGCCGCCGGATCGGGTACGTCATCCAGCAGGTCGGTCTCTTCCCGCACCGCACGGTGCTGGACAACACGGCGACCGTGCCGTCCCTGCTGGGCTGGAAGCGGGCCAAGGCGCGGGCGCGCGCCGCCGAGCTGCTGGATCTGGTGGGCCTGGACCCCAAGACGTTCGGCGCGCGCTACCCCGAGCAGCTCTCCGGCGGGCAGCGGCAGCGGGTCGGGGTGGCGCGGGCGCTCGCGGCGGACCCGCCGGTGCTGCTGATGGACGAGCCGTTCGGCGCGGTCGACCCGGTCGTGCGCGAGCAGTTGCAGGACGAGTTCCTGCGGATGCAGCAGGCGGTGCGCAAGACGGTGCTGCTGGTCACGCACGACATCGAGGAGGCGGTCCGCCTGGGCGACCGGATCGCGGTGTACGGCGAGGGCCGCATCGAGCAGTTCGACACCCCCGGCGCGGTCCTGGGGGCGCCGGCGACCTCGTACGTCGCCGGGTTCGTGGGGGCCGACCGGGGGCTGAAGCGGCTGTCGGTGACCGCGATCGAGCCGGACGACCTGGAGCAGCCGCCGGTGGCCCGCCCGGACGAGCCCGCCGAGGGCGCGGCCCGGCGGCTGCGCGAGGAGGGGGCGCGCTGGGCGGTCGTGCTGGACGCGGACGGCGATCTGCACGGCTGGGTGGGGCTGGACGAGCTGGCGGCGGGCGGCACGGTCGGTGAGCTGGCCCACCGGATGACGGCGTGGGTGCCGGTGGGCGCCCCGCTGAAGCAGGCGTTCGGGGTGATGCTCCAGTACGACGCCGGGTGGGTGGCGGTGCTGGACGGGTCCCGGCTGCTCGGCGTGCTGACCCCGGCCAAGCTGCACGAGGCGCTGCGCCGGTCGGTGGACGCGGACGCGCTGGGGGTCGCGCGGGGTCAGGTGCCGTTCGACTCGGTGGCGGACGCGTAG
- a CDS encoding LutC/YkgG family protein: MSDRERVLGRVRRALADVPEDDMPYDRAVPRDYLREHGERTAEETMGLLAENLADYRAVVHRCEEADLPALIARLLAARGAKSVLVPDGLPAAWLASADPVPVPDRADSTPYELDAVDSVVTGCAVAVAETGTLVLDGGPGQGRRRITLVPDHHICVVRVPGQVVASVPQALERLSPARPLTWISGPSATSDIELDRVEGVHGPRTLEVVLLG, from the coding sequence GTGAGCGACCGCGAACGCGTCCTGGGCCGGGTCCGGCGCGCGCTGGCCGACGTACCCGAGGACGACATGCCGTACGACCGGGCGGTCCCGCGCGACTACCTGCGCGAGCACGGCGAGCGCACCGCCGAGGAGACGATGGGGCTGCTCGCGGAGAACCTGGCCGACTACCGGGCCGTGGTGCACCGGTGCGAGGAGGCGGACCTGCCCGCGCTCATCGCCCGGCTGCTGGCGGCGCGGGGCGCCAAGTCCGTGCTCGTGCCGGACGGGCTCCCGGCGGCGTGGCTGGCGAGCGCCGACCCGGTCCCCGTCCCCGACCGCGCGGACAGCACCCCGTACGAGCTGGACGCGGTGGACAGCGTGGTGACCGGCTGCGCGGTGGCCGTCGCCGAGACCGGCACCCTCGTCCTGGACGGCGGGCCCGGTCAGGGGCGGCGCCGGATCACCCTCGTGCCCGACCACCACATCTGCGTGGTCCGCGTCCCGGGCCAGGTCGTGGCGTCCGTGCCCCAGGCACTCGAACGCCTCTCCCCCGCCCGCCCGTTGACCTGGATCTCGGGGCCCTCGGCCACCAGCGACATCGAGCTGGACCGGGTGGAGGGCGTGCACGGGCCGCGCACGCTGGAGGTCGTGCTGCTGGGCTGA
- a CDS encoding LutB/LldF family L-lactate oxidation iron-sulfur protein: MNETFVGMPAFPEAAREALDDTTLRGNLRHATHTIRAKRAAAVAEVSDWAELREAGSRIKEHTLRHLDRYLVRLEESVTAAGGTVHWAADAAEANRIVTQLVQETGESEVVKVKSMATQEIGLNEALEAAGIRAYETDLAELIVQLGEDRPSHILVPAIHRNRAEIRDIFRTAMAGWGRPAPEGLSDSPAELAEAARLHLREKFLRAKVGVSGANFMVAETGTMVVVESEGNGRMCLTLPETLISVVGIEKIVPTWRDLEVFLQTLPRSSTAERMNPYTSTWTGTTDGDGPSAFHLVLLDNGRTDTLADEAGRQALRCIRCSACLNVCPVYERAGGHAYGSVYPGPIGAILSPQLRGTASEIDASLPYASTLCGACYEVCPVAIDIPEVLVRLRERVVEGGPAVREGNRVVLKPAKGHAAERAAMRAARWTFTRPGALRTGQRLASRARRLRPRTLPGPGAAWTATRDLPELPAEPFRDWWERTRGGREETK, from the coding sequence GTGAACGAGACCTTCGTCGGAATGCCCGCCTTCCCCGAGGCGGCACGGGAAGCGCTGGACGACACCACCCTGCGCGGCAATCTGCGGCACGCCACCCACACCATCCGCGCCAAGCGCGCGGCGGCCGTGGCGGAGGTGTCCGACTGGGCGGAGCTGCGCGAGGCGGGCAGCCGGATCAAGGAACACACGCTCCGCCATCTCGACCGGTACCTGGTGCGGTTGGAGGAGTCGGTCACCGCGGCGGGCGGCACGGTCCACTGGGCCGCGGACGCGGCGGAGGCCAACCGGATCGTCACCCAACTCGTCCAAGAAACAGGCGAGTCGGAAGTCGTGAAGGTCAAGTCGATGGCCACGCAGGAGATCGGGCTCAACGAGGCGCTGGAGGCGGCGGGCATCCGGGCCTACGAGACCGATCTGGCCGAGCTGATCGTGCAGTTGGGCGAGGACCGCCCCTCGCACATCCTGGTCCCGGCCATCCATCGCAACCGGGCCGAGATCCGCGACATCTTCCGTACCGCGATGGCCGGTTGGGGCCGCCCGGCTCCCGAGGGCCTGTCCGACAGTCCGGCCGAACTGGCCGAGGCGGCGCGGCTGCATCTGCGGGAGAAGTTCCTGCGGGCCAAGGTCGGCGTGTCCGGGGCCAACTTCATGGTCGCGGAGACCGGCACGATGGTGGTCGTGGAGTCCGAGGGCAACGGGCGGATGTGCCTGACCCTGCCGGAGACCCTGATCTCGGTGGTCGGCATCGAGAAGATCGTCCCCACCTGGCGTGACCTGGAGGTCTTCCTGCAGACCCTCCCCCGCTCCTCCACGGCCGAGCGCATGAACCCGTACACCAGCACGTGGACCGGCACGACGGACGGGGACGGTCCGAGCGCCTTCCACCTGGTGCTGCTGGACAACGGCCGCACCGACACCCTCGCCGACGAGGCCGGCCGTCAGGCGCTGCGCTGCATCCGCTGCTCCGCCTGCCTCAACGTGTGCCCGGTGTACGAGCGGGCGGGCGGCCACGCCTACGGCTCGGTGTACCCCGGTCCGATCGGCGCCATCCTCAGCCCCCAACTGCGCGGCACGGCAAGCGAGATCGACGCCTCGCTGCCGTACGCGTCCACGCTGTGCGGGGCCTGCTACGAGGTGTGCCCGGTGGCCATCGACATCCCCGAGGTGCTGGTCCGGCTGCGCGAACGGGTCGTGGAGGGCGGGCCCGCGGTGCGCGAGGGCAACCGGGTGGTGCTGAAGCCGGCCAAGGGCCACGCGGCGGAACGGGCGGCCATGCGGGCGGCCCGGTGGACCTTCACCCGGCCGGGCGCCCTGCGCACCGGCCAGCGCCTCGCCTCCCGCGCCCGCCGCCTGCGCCCGCGCACCCTGCCGGGCCCCGGCGCGGCGTGGACGGCGACGCGCGATCTGCCGGAGCTGCCCGCCGAGCCGTTCCGGGACTGGTGGGAACGCACCCGAGGCGGCAGGGAGGAGACGAAGTGA